Genomic segment of Prochlorococcus marinus CUG1433:
TCGCCATGAACACCAGGATAGTGTGAACCTTGAGAACTGCATAGAAATTATATAAATTAAAAACAATAAATTAAGTTTATTTGGTCAAGCCCTCGGTCTATTAGTACTCCTCCGCTGCACTTGTTACCAAGCTTCCACGTAGAGCCTATCAACGGGTGTTCTTCCCGTGACCTTACTGGCTTAAGCCATGGCAATACTCATCTTGAGGTGGGCTTCCCACTTAGATGCTTTCAGCGGTTATCCACTCCGCACATGGCTACCCAGCGTTTACCGTTGGCACGATAACTGGCACACCAGAGGTGCGTTCCTCCCGGTCCTCTCGTACTAGGGAGAAATCCTCTCAATATTCCTGCGCATACACCGGATATGGACCGAACTGTCTCACGACGTTCTGAACCCAGCTCGCGTACCGCTTTAATGGGCGAACAGCCCAACCCTTGGGACCGACTTCAGCCCCAGGTTGCGATGAGCCGACATCGAGGTGCCAAACCTCCCCGTCGATGTGAACTCTTGGGGGAGATCAGCCTGTTATCCCTAGAGTAACTTTTATCCGTTGAGCGACGGCCCTTCCACGCAGAACCGTCGGATCACTAAAACCGACTTTCGTCCCTGTTCGACTTGTAGGTCTCACAGTCAAGCTCCCTTCTGCTTTTGCACTCAACGACTGATTTCCAACCAGCCTGAGGGAACCTTTGTGCGCCTCCGTTACCTTTTAGGAGGCGACCGCCCCAGTCAAACTGCCCATCAGATACTGTCCGCTTCCCGGATAACGGGTAAGCGTTAGAACCCTAGCTCTAAAAGAGTGGTATCTCACCGATGACTCAATAGTACCCACAAGCACTATTTCAACGTCTCCCACCTATTCTGCGCATTCAGAGCCCGAGCACAATATCAAACTACAGTAAAGCTTCATAGGGTCTTTCTGTCCGGGTGTATGTAGTCCGCATCTTCACAGACAATTCTATTTCGCCGAGCCTCTCTCCGAGACAGCGCGCAAATCGTTACACCTTTCGTGCGGGTCGGAACTTACCCGACAAGGAATTTCGCTACCTTAGGACCGTTATAGTTACGGCCGCCGTTCACCGGGGCTTCAGTCGCCAGCTTCACTAAAAGCTAACCAGCTTCCTTAACCTTCCGGCACTGGGCAGGTGTCAGCCCCCATACATCGTCTTGCGACTTAGCGGAGACCTGTGTTTTTGGTAAACAGTCGCTTGCGCCTCTTCACTGCGACCAGCTCTCGCTGGCACCCCTTCTCCCGAAGTTACGGGGCCATTTTGCCGAGTTCCTTAGAGAGAGTTATCTCGCGCCCCTCGGTATTCTCTACCACCCCACCTGTGTCGGTTTCGGGTACTGGCATTTGTGTCTTAACGAGTATAGGGCTTTTCTTGGAAGCATGACATCACCAACTTCGCTGCCGTAGCAGCTCGTACTCACGCCTTAGCTCAAGATGTTTTCTCCATCTCTCAAAGCCTTGAACGCTTGAACCAGTAACCAACATCTGGCCTGGCTAGCCTTCTCCGTCCCCCTTCTCAAAACACATCTGGTACAGGAATATTGACCTGTTATCCATCGACTACGCCTTTCGGCCTCGCCTTAGGTCCAGACTAACCCTCCGCGGACGAGCCTGCCGGAGGAACCCTTAGGGTTTCGGGGCATGGGATTCTCACCCATGTTTTCGCTACTCAAGCCGACATTCTCACTTCTATGCCGTCCACGTCCGCTTACGCTAACGCTTCACCCTACATAGAACGCTCCCCTACCATAAATAAATTTATCCGCAGCTTCGGTATAACGCTTAGCCCCGTTCATTTTCGGCGCAGGATCGCTCGACCAGTGAGCTATTACGCACTCCTTTGAGGATGGCTGCTTCTAGGCAAACCTCCTGGTTGTCTGGGCAATCCCACCTCCTTTATCACTTAGCGTTAATTTTGGGACCTTAGCTGGCGGTCTGGGCTGTTTCCCTCTTGACTATGGAGCTTATCCCCCACAGTCTGACTGCCTAGTTACACACAGGGTATTCAGAGTTCATATCGATTTGGTACCGCTTTCGCAGCCCGCACCGAAATGGTTGCTTTACCCCCCTGCTGGAGCACTAGACGCTACGCCTCAACGTATTTCGGGGAGAACCAGCTAGCTCCTGGTTCGATTGGCATTTCACCCCTAACCACAGCTCATCCGCTGAATTTTCAACTTCAGTCGGTTCGGACCTCCACTTGGTATCACCCAAGCTTCATCCTGGCCATGGTTAGATCACCAGGGTTCGGGTCTATAAACACTGACAAACGCCCTATTAAGACTCGCTTTCGCTGTGGCTCCACCATTTCCGGTTTAACCCGCCAGTGCCTATAAGTCGCCGGCTCATTCTTCAACAGGCACACGGTCACCCGATTAGTCGGGCTCCCATTGCTTGTAAGCTCACGGTTTCATGTTCTATTTCACTCCCCTCCCGGGGTTCTTTTCACCTTTCCCTCGCGGTACTGTTTCACTATCGGTCACACAGTAGTACTTAGCCTTACGAGGTGGTCCTCGCAGATTCACACGGAATTCCACGTGCTCCGTGCTACTCGGGATACAGCTAGGTCAATTTATCTTTCGATTACGGGGCTTTCACCCTCTGTGGCACGCCATTCAAACGTTTCTTCTAGACTTATTGATCCATATTGCTGTCCCACAACCCCGATAGTCAAGACTATCGGTTTGGGCTGTTCCCCGTTCGCTCGCCGCTACTGAGGGAGTCGTTATTTACTTTCTCTTCCTCCAGCTACTAAGATGTTTCAGTTCGCTGGGTTAGCTCGCACCAACCTATATATTCAGTTGGCCGTACATGGGGTTGCCCCATTCGGAAATTCCCGGATCAAAGTGTGCTTCCAACTCCCCGAGACTTATCGCAGGTAACCACGTCCTTCATCGCCTCTGTGTGCCTAGGTATCCTCCGTGAGCCCTTTGTAGCTTGACCAATAACTTCAAAATTGAAGCATCAGCTTAATAGAATTGTTATTAATGCATTCGCACAAATAATAAATCTGCATCATTAAAGATGCTTATTGTCTTTTTAAAAAATCTATGCAGTTGTCAAGGTTCTCTGAAAACAATGAAATTAATTCAATGAGTCCAGCATCTTAATGAATTCATTAGGAAGCTAGATTCGTTCAGAATTTGATCACAACTCAAAATTTTCCTTTCTACAAATTATGGAAGAGGTGGTAATCAGTGGAGGTAAGCGGACTCGAACCGCTGACATCCTGCTTGCAAAGCAGGCGCTCTACCAACTGAGCTATACCCCCAACATAGAGATATGGGCCATCCTGGACTTGAACCAGGGACCTCACCCTTATCAGGGGTGCGCTCTAACCACCTGAGCTAATGGCCCAGGAAAATAATGGGTGTGACCTAGAAAAACTTAGAAAATGAAATTCTTAATAAATTAAGAACGTGAGATACCGATCGACCTAAGGTGACAAAATAATAATATTAAACATTTTGTTGTCTCCCTGTTAGGAGGTGATCCAGCCGCACCTTCCGGTACGGCTACCTTGTTACGACTTCACCCCAGTCATTAGCCCCACCTTCGGCGTCCTCCTCCACAAGGGTTGGAGTAACGACTTCGGGCATGGCCAACTTCCATGGTGTGACGGGCGGTGTGTACAAGGCCCGGGAACGTATTCACCGCAGTATGCTGACCTGCGATTACTAGCGATTCCTACTTCACGTAGGCGAGTTGCAGCCTACGATCTGAACTGAGCCACGGTTTATGGGATTTGCTAGCTCTCGCGAGTTTGCTGCCCTTTGTCCGTAGCATTGTAGTACGTGTGTAGCCCAGGGTGTAAGGGGCATGATGACTTGACGTCATCCACACCTTCCTCCGGTTTATCACCGGCGGTCTTTCTAGAGTGCCCAACTAAATGCTGGCAACTAAAAACGTGGGTTGCGCTCGTTGCGGGACTTAACCCAACATCTCACGACACGAGCTGACGACAGCCATGCACCACCTGTCACTGCATTCCCGAAGGCACCCTCAAATTTCTAAGAGGTTCGCAGGATGTCAAACCCTGGTAAGGTTCTTCGCGTTGCATCGAATTAAACCACATACTCCACCGCTTGTGCGGGCCCCCGTCAATTCCTTTGAGTTTCACACTTGCGTGCGTACTCCCCAGGCGGAACACTTAACGCGTTAGCTACGACACCGAAGGGGTCGATTCCCCCGACACCTAGTGTTCATCGTTTACGGCCAGGACTACAGGGGTATCTAATCCCTTTCGCTCCCCTGGCTTTCGTCCATGAGCGTCAGTAATGGCCCAGCAGAGCGCCTTCGCCACTGGTGTTCTTCCCGATATCTACGCATTTCACCGCTACACCGGGAATTCCCTCTGCCCCTACCATACTCAAGCCTTTCAGTTTCCACTGCCATGATGGAGTTAAGCTCCACGCTTTAACAGCAGACTTGAAAAGCCGCCTGCGGACGCTTTACGCCCAATAATTCCGGATAACGCTTGCCACTCCCGTATTACCGCGGCTGCTGGCACGGAATTAGCCGTGGCTTATTCCTCAAGTACCGTCATATCTTCTTCCTTGAGAAAAGAGGTTTACAGCCCAGAGGCCTTCGTCCCTCACGCGGCGTTGCTCCGTCAGGCTTTCGCCCATTGCGGAAAATTCCCCACTGCTGCCTCCCGTAGGAGTCTGGGCCGTGTCTCAGTCCCAGTGTGGCTGATCATCCTCTCAGACCAGCTACTGATCGAAGCCTTGGTGAGCCATTACCTCACCAACAAGCTAATCAGACGCGAGCTCATCCTCAGGCGAAATTCATTTCACCAGTAGGCATATGGGGTATTAGCGGTCGTTTCCAACCGTTATCCCCCTCCTGAGGGCAGATTCTCACGCGTTACTCACCCGTCCGCCACTAACCCGAAGGTTCGTTCGACTTGCATGTGTTAAGCACGCCGCCAGCGTTCATCCTGAGCCAGGATCAAACTCTCCGTTGTGTTCAAATCCTTTTGTAGATAAATCTACTCAATATGAATTGCATTCTCCAAATAAAAAGTAAGTTTAACTTATTTATTTAGGTTCAGCCTCCTTAAAAAATTAAGGATTACTTTGAGTGCACATTAAAAATATTTCAAAGTGACTTTCCAAGATCTCAGATCCGTTAGTTTTCAAAAAACTAAAAGTTAGCAATTGAAAACAATTTATATATTCTTGACGGGACCTCACACCTTTATTGCAAATACATCTCAAGATTACCAAATTTAATATCAGTAAAATTTTGACGCAATAAAAGCATCAGTTCCTAAGTTTTAAATTTTCTAGGTGCAGAGTTATACAACATGTGAATAACTCACTTCGAAGGGAAAACCCTTCTTCTGGCTGAAAATAATGATCGAAATCAAATCTCCAAAAAATTCATTCATTAACTAAAAATAAGATTTAAAGTAATCAATGAATAATGCAAAAAAGTTTTATTTTGCCCAGAAGAAAATACTAAACCATCCGACTGTAGTTTTGCAACCTTTTATACAAAAATTTTTTATTAATTTTTTATTTGTTCAAAGTCTCGTTTTACAACTAGGCTTGAATAAAGGGATATAAATGAAATGGCAGAAAGATTTAGTCAAAAAAATTTAAGGGTGAGGCCAAGTTCCGATGAGGAAAAAATTGTAACAAATGCAAAAAAACACTTCGAAAAGACTTTAGTTGAAATAGCAGGTGAGCTCGTCGGCAGTGTTGCTGCATTAGAACACCCAACAAAAAATAAAAAGTTAAATTACGGCGAAATATTTTTGAGAGACAATGTTCCCGTGATGATTTACCTTATAACCCAAAAGCGGTACGAAATTGTAAAAAGATTCCTTAGTGTATGCCTTGAATTACAAAGTACTAATTACCAAACACGTGGTGTTTTCCCTACTAGTTTTGTTGAAGAAAATGGAAAACTTATCGGGGACTATGGTCAGAGATCAATAGGAAGGATAACTTCAGCTGATGCGAGTTTATGGTGGCCCATTTTATGTTGGTATTACGTAAATAAAAGTGGTGATTATGCCTTTGGGAAAAGTCAAAGCGTTCAAAGAGGTATTCAACTTTTACTGGATCTAGTTCTGCATCCAACCTTCGAGGGCACTCCCGTACTCTTTGTCCCAGATTGCTCATTTATGATTGATAGACCCATGGATGTATGGGGGGCACCTCTTGAGGTTGAAGTTTTACTTCATGGATGTTTAAAAAGTTGTATAAATTTAATGGAATTAAGTAGAGAAGACCATGTAAGTAGACTTTTAGATCAACGACTTATTCTTACAAATCAATGGGTCAAAGATTTAGGTAGTTTTCTCTTAAAACATTATTGGGTTACTAGCCAAACAATGCAAATTTTAAGAAGAAGACCAACTGAGCAGTATGGAGATGATCAACACTTCAATGAATTTAATGTTCAACCTCAAGTAGTCCCCTCATGGCTTCAAGATTGGTTAGAGAATAGGGGAGGTTACTTGATAGGAAATATTAGAACTGGAAGACCTGACTTTCGATTTTACAGTTTAGGAAATTCTTTAGCATGTATGTTTGGAGTACTTCCTCCCACTGAACAAAGAGCTTTATTTAGATTGGTTTTGCATAACAGACAGCATTTGATGGCTCAAATGCCTATGAGGATTTGTCATCCTCATATGGATGTCGAAGAATGGCAAAATAAAACTGGATCAGATCCTAAGAATTGGCCTTGGAGCTACCACAACGGTGGACATTGGCCAAGTTTACTTTGGTTTTTTGGGACAGCTGTTCTTTTACATCAAAAAAATTACGCGTCTGATGATGTGATTCTTATGGAAGAAATGAAATCTTTAATAGAGGAATCTTATTGGTGTCAACTTAATCAATTGCCTAAACAAGAATGGGCAGAATATTTTGATGGGCCTACAGGAACTTGGGTAGGCCAACAATCAAGAACTTATCAAACTTGGACAATTGTTGGTTTTTTATTAATGAATCACTTCCTAAGGGAAAAGAATAATGACTTAGATATGTTTAGTATTTAAAATTAAAATAATCCTAAAGTTAATGATTTATCAATAGGTAAACATGCACCAATACCAAGATATATAGTTAGAAAAGTTCCAAATAAGAAAACTGACATTGCTATGGGTCTTCTAAAAGGATTTGAAAATTTATTAACGTTTTCTATAAAAGGTAAAATCATTAATCCAAGTGGAATTAATGTTTGAAGTGCAATACCTAAAAGTTTGTTAGGAACTACTCTAAGTATTTGAAAAACTGGGTAAAGGTACCATTCAGGTAGTATTTCCAAAGGGGTCGCGAACGGATTTGCTTTATCTCCTAACATTGCAGGATCTAGAACTGCTAGTCCAACCACACAAGCAATAGTGCCTAAAATAACAACAGGAAATATATATAGTAGATCATTCGGCCAAGCTGGTTCCCCGTAATAGTTATGACCCATACCTTTAGCTAATTTTGCTCTTAATTTGGGGTCAGATAGATCTGGTTTTTTTAACGTTGACATTTTGAATCTGATTTATATTTTAATTGTAGATGTTTATAAAGGACCTGAAATACCCTGTTTACGAATCATCAAAAAATGCATCAACATGAATACAGCTAATGACCATGGTAGTACAAAAGTATGAAGGCTATAAAATCTTGTAAGTGTTGATTGTCCAACACTTTCTCCACCCCTAAGAAGCTCAACCATAAAATCACCAATCACAGGTATTGCTGCTGGTACACCTGAAACGATTTTAACTGCCCAATAACCCACTTGATCCCATGGGAGAGAATATCCTGTAACTCCAAAAGCGACTGTTATAACTGCCATTACAACACCTGTAACCCAAGTCAATTCCCTTGGCCTTTTAAAACCTCCAGTAAGATAAACCCTAAATACATGAAGGATTAGCATCAAAACCATCATAGATGCACTCCATCTATGAACAGATCTTATTAACCATCCAAAACTTACATCAGTCATCAAATAACTTACTGAACTATAGGCTTGTGTGACTGTGGGCTTATAGTAAAAAGTCATTGCAAAACCTGTTGCAAATTGAATTAGGAAGCATACTAGGGTTATGCCTCCTAAACAATAAAAAATATTTACGTGAGGGGGTACGTACTTGGAAGTTACGTCGTCAGTTATGTCTTGTATTTCAAGCCTTTCTTGAAACCAGTCATAAACAGATGAAGAATTCGCCATCCAAAAAAAAATTAGCTTTGATATAAAGAGCTTACTTAAAATTCTTATACTTGGTGTTAACACTTAACCCAATGAATT
This window contains:
- a CDS encoding glycoside hydrolase 100 family protein, which gives rise to MAERFSQKNLRVRPSSDEEKIVTNAKKHFEKTLVEIAGELVGSVAALEHPTKNKKLNYGEIFLRDNVPVMIYLITQKRYEIVKRFLSVCLELQSTNYQTRGVFPTSFVEENGKLIGDYGQRSIGRITSADASLWWPILCWYYVNKSGDYAFGKSQSVQRGIQLLLDLVLHPTFEGTPVLFVPDCSFMIDRPMDVWGAPLEVEVLLHGCLKSCINLMELSREDHVSRLLDQRLILTNQWVKDLGSFLLKHYWVTSQTMQILRRRPTEQYGDDQHFNEFNVQPQVVPSWLQDWLENRGGYLIGNIRTGRPDFRFYSLGNSLACMFGVLPPTEQRALFRLVLHNRQHLMAQMPMRICHPHMDVEEWQNKTGSDPKNWPWSYHNGGHWPSLLWFFGTAVLLHQKNYASDDVILMEEMKSLIEESYWCQLNQLPKQEWAEYFDGPTGTWVGQQSRTYQTWTIVGFLLMNHFLREKNNDLDMFSI
- a CDS encoding cytochrome b6-f complex subunit IV, with product MSTLKKPDLSDPKLRAKLAKGMGHNYYGEPAWPNDLLYIFPVVILGTIACVVGLAVLDPAMLGDKANPFATPLEILPEWYLYPVFQILRVVPNKLLGIALQTLIPLGLMILPFIENVNKFSNPFRRPIAMSVFLFGTFLTIYLGIGACLPIDKSLTLGLF
- a CDS encoding cytochrome b6; its protein translation is MANSSSVYDWFQERLEIQDITDDVTSKYVPPHVNIFYCLGGITLVCFLIQFATGFAMTFYYKPTVTQAYSSVSYLMTDVSFGWLIRSVHRWSASMMVLMLILHVFRVYLTGGFKRPRELTWVTGVVMAVITVAFGVTGYSLPWDQVGYWAVKIVSGVPAAIPVIGDFMVELLRGGESVGQSTLTRFYSLHTFVLPWSLAVFMLMHFLMIRKQGISGPL